In Notamacropus eugenii isolate mMacEug1 chromosome 1, mMacEug1.pri_v2, whole genome shotgun sequence, one genomic interval encodes:
- the LOC140521542 gene encoding uncharacterized protein isoform X1, with product MLENAHNLLSLGLPVPREYLVSYLEEREVPMMLEQEGLRTCCSEGMIGPGKRETTEKLSISVEEAQQENLMSAGHCDFIRSQICAVFQKVHPGDKLYGCHHCGKSMSQQSSLIYCQKIHTGENPHDLHECDVHFSELSSFRIHHMIDSERQSPECSQCGKDGSCTCSLAVHQSMETREELYKYDKHGKALLQSSNLTQHQKIHNGEKPYECNPCGNAFRFKGHVTLHQETHMEKLYECNQCGKAFTSGSNLAAHQRIHTAARAYECNQCGKAFRQNYLLVSHQRIHNRKKLFECSECAKAFRSSSSLDVHQRIHNGEKPHKCNQCGKAFRLNSLLAAHQRIHTGEKPYECNHCGKTYRSSSSLAAHQRIHTGEKPHECNECGKTFRYSCHLILHQRIHTGEKPHECNECGKAFRQNFQLTVHQRIHTGEKPHECNECGKAFRRRSKLILHQRIHTGEKPYQCNQCGKAFRDSSNLAVHQSIHTGKKPYECDQCGRAFRLKDLLDVHQRIHNGEKPHKCNQCGKAFSSSSSLAAHQSIHAGKKPYECNQCGKAFSRRSKLIVHERIHTGEKPYECNQCGKAFRRKYHLAVHQRIHTGETPYQCNQCGKAFRQNYQLTVHQRVHTGEKPYECNQCGKAFRENYQLTVHQRIHTGEKPYQCNQCGKAFRLNSLLRAHQRIHTGKKPYECDQCGKAFRENYQLTVHQSIHTGKKLFECNECSKAFRSSSSLDVHQRIHNGEKPHKCNQCGKAFRLNSLLAAHQKIHTGEKSYECNQCGKVFSSSPSLAVHRRIHTGEKPHECNECGKTFNRRSKLIVHQRIHTGEKPYECNQCGKAFRENYQLTVHQRIHTGEKPYQCNQCGKAFRLNSLLGAHQRIHTGKKPYECDQCGKAFRLNCLLGAHQRIHTGEKPYKCNECGKTFRESTKLSLHQRIHTDVKPYQCNQCGKGFRRNSHLTLHQRIHTGEKPYECNQCGKAFSSSSSLAAHQSIHTGKKP from the exons atgctggagaatgcccACAACCTACTCTCCTTGG GGCTTCCAGTTCCCAGAGAATATTTGGTTTCTTATTTGGAGGAAAGGGAGGTGCCAATGATGCTGGAACAAGAAGGCCTGAGGACCTGCTGTTCAG AAGGAATGATTGGACCTGGAAAGAGAGAGACTACTGAAAAGCTAAGTATTTCTGTGGAAGAAGCACAGCAAGAAAACCTCATGAGTGCTGGTCACTGTGACTTCATTAGGAGCCAAATCTGTGCTGTATTTCAGAAAGTTCACCCTGGAGATAAACTTTATGGTTGTCATCACTGTGGGAAAAGCATGAGTCAACAGTCCTCCCTGATTTACTGTcaaaaaattcatactggagagaaccCACATGATCTTCATGAATGTGATGTACATTTTAGTGAACTCTCCTCCTTCCGTATTCATCACATGATTGATAGTGAGAGGCAGTCTCCTGAATGCAGTCAGTGTGGAAAGGATGGGAGCTGCACCTGTagtcttgctgtacatcagagcaTGGAGACTAGAGaggaactttataaatatgataaacATGGAAAGGCATTGCTACAGAGCTCCAATCTTACTCAACATCAGAAAATCCACAAtggtgagaaaccttatgaatgtaatccttgtggaaatgcattcagatTTAAAGGCCATGTTACTCTACATCAGGAAACCCATATGgagaaactttatgaatgtaatcaatgtggaaaggcattCACAAGCGGCTCCaatcttgctgcacatcagagaatccacactgcagCGAGAGCTTATGAATGTAaccagtgtggaaaggctttcagacaaAACTATCTACTTGtttcacatcagagaatccacaataGAAAGAAACTTTTTGAATGTAGTGAGTGTGCAAAAGCTTTCCGTTCTAGCTCCAGTCTTgatgtacatcagagaatccacaatgGTGAGAAGCCAcataaatgtaatcaatgtggaaaggctttcagactaAACTCCCtacttgctgcacatcagagaattcacactggggaAAAACCGTATGAGtgtaatcattgtggaaagaCTTACAGATCTAGCTCCAGTCTTGCagcccatcagagaatccacactggagagaaacctcatgaatgcaatgaatgtggaaagactttcagatacAGCTGCCATCTTAtcctacatcagagaatccacactggagagaaacctcatgaatgcaatgaatgtggaaaggccttcagacAAAACTTCCAacttactgtacatcagagaatccacaccggagagaaacctcatgaatgcaatgaatgtggaaaggctttcagaaggaGGTCCAAACTTATTctgcatcagagaatccacactggagagaaaccttatcaatgtaatcaatgtggaaaggctttcagagacagctcaaatcttgctgtacatcagagtatccacactggaaagaaaccctatgaatgtgatcaatgtggaaggGCTTTCAGACTAAAAGATCTACTTgatgtacatcagagaatccacaatgGTGAGAAGCCAcataaatgtaatcaatgtggaaaggctttcagttcTAGCTCcagtcttgctgcacatcagagtaTCCACgctggaaagaaaccttatgaatgtaatcagtgtggaaaagctttcagtaGGAGGTCCAAACTTATTGTGCatgagagaatccacactggagagaaaccatatgaatgtaatcaatgtggaaaggctttcagaagaaaGTACCATCTTGCTGtacaccagagaatccacactggagagacaCCTTatcaatgtaatcaatgtggaaaggctttcagacaaAACTACCAacttactgtacatcagagagtccacactggagagaaaccatatgaatgtaatcaatgtggaaaggctttcagagaaaACTACCAacttactgtacatcagagaatccacactggagagaaaccttatcaatgtaatcaatgtggaaaggctttcagactaAACTCTCTGCTTcgtgcacatcagagaatccacactggaaaaaaaccctatgaatgtgatcaatgtggaaaggctttcagagaaaACTACCAACTTACTGTACATCAGAGTATCCATACTGGAAAGAAACTTTTTGAATGTAATGAGTGTTCAAAAGCTTTCCGTTCTAGTTCCAGTCTTgatgtacatcagagaatccacaatgGTGAGAAGCCAcataaatgtaatcaatgtggaaaggctttcagactaAACTCCCTACTTGCTGCACATCAGAAAATTCACACTGGGGAAAAATCATATgagtgtaatcaatgtggaaaggtttTCAGTTCTAGCCCCAGTCTTGCTGTGCATcggagaatccacactggagagaaacctcatgaatgcaatgaatgtggaaagactttcaatAGGAGGTCCAAACTTATtgtgcatcagagaatccacactggagagaaaccatatgaatgtaatcaatgtggaaaggctttcagagaaaACTACCAacttactgtacatcagagaatccacactggagagaaaccttatcaatgtaatcaatgtggaaaggctttcagactaAACTCTCTGCTTggtgcacatcagagaatccacactggaaaaaaaccctatgaatgtgatcaatgtggaaaggctttcagactaAACTGTCTACTTggtgcacatcagagaatccacactggagagaaaccttataaatgtaatgaatgtggaaagactttcagagagAGCACCAAACTTAgtctacatcagagaatccacactgatgtgaaaccttatcaatgtaatcagtgtggaaaaggTTTCAGACGAAACTCCCACCTTACTTtacaccagagaatccacactggagagaaaccttatgaatgtaatcaatgtggaaaggctttcagttcTAGCTCcagtcttgctgcacatcagagtatccacactggaaagaaaccctga
- the LOC140521542 gene encoding uncharacterized protein isoform X2 has product MMLEQEGLRTCCSEGMIGPGKRETTEKLSISVEEAQQENLMSAGHCDFIRSQICAVFQKVHPGDKLYGCHHCGKSMSQQSSLIYCQKIHTGENPHDLHECDVHFSELSSFRIHHMIDSERQSPECSQCGKDGSCTCSLAVHQSMETREELYKYDKHGKALLQSSNLTQHQKIHNGEKPYECNPCGNAFRFKGHVTLHQETHMEKLYECNQCGKAFTSGSNLAAHQRIHTAARAYECNQCGKAFRQNYLLVSHQRIHNRKKLFECSECAKAFRSSSSLDVHQRIHNGEKPHKCNQCGKAFRLNSLLAAHQRIHTGEKPYECNHCGKTYRSSSSLAAHQRIHTGEKPHECNECGKTFRYSCHLILHQRIHTGEKPHECNECGKAFRQNFQLTVHQRIHTGEKPHECNECGKAFRRRSKLILHQRIHTGEKPYQCNQCGKAFRDSSNLAVHQSIHTGKKPYECDQCGRAFRLKDLLDVHQRIHNGEKPHKCNQCGKAFSSSSSLAAHQSIHAGKKPYECNQCGKAFSRRSKLIVHERIHTGEKPYECNQCGKAFRRKYHLAVHQRIHTGETPYQCNQCGKAFRQNYQLTVHQRVHTGEKPYECNQCGKAFRENYQLTVHQRIHTGEKPYQCNQCGKAFRLNSLLRAHQRIHTGKKPYECDQCGKAFRENYQLTVHQSIHTGKKLFECNECSKAFRSSSSLDVHQRIHNGEKPHKCNQCGKAFRLNSLLAAHQKIHTGEKSYECNQCGKVFSSSPSLAVHRRIHTGEKPHECNECGKTFNRRSKLIVHQRIHTGEKPYECNQCGKAFRENYQLTVHQRIHTGEKPYQCNQCGKAFRLNSLLGAHQRIHTGKKPYECDQCGKAFRLNCLLGAHQRIHTGEKPYKCNECGKTFRESTKLSLHQRIHTDVKPYQCNQCGKGFRRNSHLTLHQRIHTGEKPYECNQCGKAFSSSSSLAAHQSIHTGKKP; this is encoded by the exons ATGATGCTGGAACAAGAAGGCCTGAGGACCTGCTGTTCAG AAGGAATGATTGGACCTGGAAAGAGAGAGACTACTGAAAAGCTAAGTATTTCTGTGGAAGAAGCACAGCAAGAAAACCTCATGAGTGCTGGTCACTGTGACTTCATTAGGAGCCAAATCTGTGCTGTATTTCAGAAAGTTCACCCTGGAGATAAACTTTATGGTTGTCATCACTGTGGGAAAAGCATGAGTCAACAGTCCTCCCTGATTTACTGTcaaaaaattcatactggagagaaccCACATGATCTTCATGAATGTGATGTACATTTTAGTGAACTCTCCTCCTTCCGTATTCATCACATGATTGATAGTGAGAGGCAGTCTCCTGAATGCAGTCAGTGTGGAAAGGATGGGAGCTGCACCTGTagtcttgctgtacatcagagcaTGGAGACTAGAGaggaactttataaatatgataaacATGGAAAGGCATTGCTACAGAGCTCCAATCTTACTCAACATCAGAAAATCCACAAtggtgagaaaccttatgaatgtaatccttgtggaaatgcattcagatTTAAAGGCCATGTTACTCTACATCAGGAAACCCATATGgagaaactttatgaatgtaatcaatgtggaaaggcattCACAAGCGGCTCCaatcttgctgcacatcagagaatccacactgcagCGAGAGCTTATGAATGTAaccagtgtggaaaggctttcagacaaAACTATCTACTTGtttcacatcagagaatccacaataGAAAGAAACTTTTTGAATGTAGTGAGTGTGCAAAAGCTTTCCGTTCTAGCTCCAGTCTTgatgtacatcagagaatccacaatgGTGAGAAGCCAcataaatgtaatcaatgtggaaaggctttcagactaAACTCCCtacttgctgcacatcagagaattcacactggggaAAAACCGTATGAGtgtaatcattgtggaaagaCTTACAGATCTAGCTCCAGTCTTGCagcccatcagagaatccacactggagagaaacctcatgaatgcaatgaatgtggaaagactttcagatacAGCTGCCATCTTAtcctacatcagagaatccacactggagagaaacctcatgaatgcaatgaatgtggaaaggccttcagacAAAACTTCCAacttactgtacatcagagaatccacaccggagagaaacctcatgaatgcaatgaatgtggaaaggctttcagaaggaGGTCCAAACTTATTctgcatcagagaatccacactggagagaaaccttatcaatgtaatcaatgtggaaaggctttcagagacagctcaaatcttgctgtacatcagagtatccacactggaaagaaaccctatgaatgtgatcaatgtggaaggGCTTTCAGACTAAAAGATCTACTTgatgtacatcagagaatccacaatgGTGAGAAGCCAcataaatgtaatcaatgtggaaaggctttcagttcTAGCTCcagtcttgctgcacatcagagtaTCCACgctggaaagaaaccttatgaatgtaatcagtgtggaaaagctttcagtaGGAGGTCCAAACTTATTGTGCatgagagaatccacactggagagaaaccatatgaatgtaatcaatgtggaaaggctttcagaagaaaGTACCATCTTGCTGtacaccagagaatccacactggagagacaCCTTatcaatgtaatcaatgtggaaaggctttcagacaaAACTACCAacttactgtacatcagagagtccacactggagagaaaccatatgaatgtaatcaatgtggaaaggctttcagagaaaACTACCAacttactgtacatcagagaatccacactggagagaaaccttatcaatgtaatcaatgtggaaaggctttcagactaAACTCTCTGCTTcgtgcacatcagagaatccacactggaaaaaaaccctatgaatgtgatcaatgtggaaaggctttcagagaaaACTACCAACTTACTGTACATCAGAGTATCCATACTGGAAAGAAACTTTTTGAATGTAATGAGTGTTCAAAAGCTTTCCGTTCTAGTTCCAGTCTTgatgtacatcagagaatccacaatgGTGAGAAGCCAcataaatgtaatcaatgtggaaaggctttcagactaAACTCCCTACTTGCTGCACATCAGAAAATTCACACTGGGGAAAAATCATATgagtgtaatcaatgtggaaaggtttTCAGTTCTAGCCCCAGTCTTGCTGTGCATcggagaatccacactggagagaaacctcatgaatgcaatgaatgtggaaagactttcaatAGGAGGTCCAAACTTATtgtgcatcagagaatccacactggagagaaaccatatgaatgtaatcaatgtggaaaggctttcagagaaaACTACCAacttactgtacatcagagaatccacactggagagaaaccttatcaatgtaatcaatgtggaaaggctttcagactaAACTCTCTGCTTggtgcacatcagagaatccacactggaaaaaaaccctatgaatgtgatcaatgtggaaaggctttcagactaAACTGTCTACTTggtgcacatcagagaatccacactggagagaaaccttataaatgtaatgaatgtggaaagactttcagagagAGCACCAAACTTAgtctacatcagagaatccacactgatgtgaaaccttatcaatgtaatcagtgtggaaaaggTTTCAGACGAAACTCCCACCTTACTTtacaccagagaatccacactggagagaaaccttatgaatgtaatcaatgtggaaaggctttcagttcTAGCTCcagtcttgctgcacatcagagtatccacactggaaagaaaccctga